In a single window of the Heterodontus francisci isolate sHetFra1 chromosome 35, sHetFra1.hap1, whole genome shotgun sequence genome:
- the LOC137350606 gene encoding deoxyuridine 5'-triphosphate nucleotidohydrolase-like, whose amino-acid sequence MALLQELLRCCATASAHTAATGVLGKAFCNSVMKRMRNCSHKASAAVSPAKRSRVDKAVLRFARLSENAYTPTRGSERAAGFDLYSAYDYVVLAQDKVIVKTDIQIAVPSGFYGRVAPRSGLAAKHFIDVGAGVIDEDYRGNVGVVLFNFGKKSFEVKKGDRIAQLICERICYPELEELKTLDETERGADGFGSTGTN is encoded by the exons ATGGCTCTGCTGCAAGAGCTGCTTCGTTGCTGTGCCACTGCTTCTGCTCACACAGCAGCAACTGGGGTGTTGGGGAAGGCGTTTTGCAATTCCGTCATGAAGCGGATGAGAAACTGTTCACACAAAG CTTCCGCAGCTGTTTCCCCGGCCAAGCGGTCCCGGGTGGATAAAGCCGTACTCAGGTTCGCCAGGCTGAGCGAGAACGCATACACGCCGACCCGGGGCTCGGAGCGGGCGGCCGGATTCGACCTTTACAG CGCCTATGATTATGTGGTCCTTGCTCAGGATAAAGTTATTGTGAAGACTGATATTCAGATTGCAGTTCCTTCTGGATTCTATGGCAGAGTGG CTCCAAGGTCTGGATTGGCAGCGAAACACTTCATTGATGTTGGAG CTGGTGTTATTGATGAGGATTACAGAGGAAATGTTGGTGTGGTTCTGTTCAACTTTGGCAAGAAAAGCTTTGAAG TTAAAAAGGGTGATCGAATAGCTCAACTGATCTGTGAACGCATCTGCTACCCAGAACTTGAGGAGTTGAAG ACCCTGGATGAAACTGAACGAGGTGCGGATGGTTTTGGCTCCACTGGTACAAACTGA